TATTTCGATGACGGCCAGGTGCTGGGTTCGGCGAGCAATGAAGAATGCCGTATCGACTCCATCGCCCAGAGCTGGGCAGTGCTCTCGGGCGCCGCCGCCCCTGAACGGGGCCGCCTGGCCATGGAGGCGCTGGACCGTTACCTGGTGCGCCGCGACATCGGTATCGTCAAGCTGCTTGATCCACCCTTTGACCAGGGCAGCCTGGACCCTGGCTACATCAAGGGCTACGTGCCCGGCGTGCGTGAGAACGGCGGCCAGTACAGCCATGCCGCCGTCTGGGCGAGCATGGCCTTTGCCCGCCTGGGCGACGGCGCCAGGGCCTGGGAACTGCTGCGCCTGATCAACCCGTTGCGCCAGGGCAGCGCCGAGCGTATCGACACCTACAAGGTCGAGCCGTACGTGATGGCCGCCGATGTCTATGGCGCGCCGCCCCATGCCGGGCGCGGCGGCTGGAGCTGGTACACCGGCGCCGCCGGCTGGATGTACCGGCTGATCGTCGAGTCACTGCTGGGCTTGCAGCGCAGCGGCGAGACCTTGAGCCTGCAACCGCTGCTGCCGGCCGAATGGCCGGGCTACGTGCTGCACTATCGCTATGGCGCCAGCCGCTACCGCATCGAGGTGCACCATGCGGGCGCGGGCGCGTTGAGCCTGAGCCTGGATGGCCAGCCCCTGGCCGACGGCGTGGTCAGGCTCGTGGATGACGGTCAAACCCACCAGATCAGCGCGCATTGCCTGCCGGCCACTGCCAGCCTCCCCTAGCCTGCGCGGATAGGAGTACCCTGAGGCCAGACAGCTCTCGTCTGCCATCGGTGGCTCCGTATGCCCGCATCACCCAAGCCACAGGTCAGGCCACAGGACAATCACCTGCTGGCGGCCCTGCCGACAACCGCGCTGGAGCGCCTGCTGGTGCACCTGGAACTGATCGCCCTGCCGCTGGGCAAGGTGCTTTATGAGTCTGGCGATGCCTTGCGTCACGTCTACTTCCCGACCAACGCCATCGTCTCGCTGCTGTACGTGATGGAAAACGGCGCCTCGGCGGAGATCTCCGTGGTCGGTAACGAAGGCCTGATCGGCGTTGCCGTATTCATGGGCGGCGAAAGCACCCCGAGCCGCGCCATCGTGCAGAGCGCCGGCCACGCCTACCGCCTGCCCGGCCAGCGCCTGAAAGACGAATTCAACCGCCACGGCGAGCTGCTGGTGCTGATGCTGCGCTACACCCAGGCGCTGATCACGCAGATGGCGCAGACCGCGGTGTGCAATCGTCATCACTCGATTGACCAGCAACTGTGCCGCTGGCTGCTGTTGTCGCTGGATCGGCTCAAAGGCAACCAGCTGACCATGACCCAGGAGCTGATCGCCAACATGCTCGGGGTGCGCCGCGAAGGCGTCACCGATGCCGCCGGCAAGCTGCAGCGCCTGGGCGTGATCGAGTACAGCCGCGGGCATATCAAGGTCCTTGATCGGGCGCGCCTGGAGCAGTTGAGTTGCGAGTGCTACGCGGTGGTCAGAAAGGAAACCGAGCGCCTGCTGCCGTATCTACCGACCCGGCCGCAGGCGTGAACCCGGCGCGGAGTACATTTGTACTCCACTAGTGGAACGGGAAGATATAGTTCATCCACGCCGCCATGCGCAGGAGGATCTTGCGCATGGTGGCGATGTGCGGAAAGTGCTTGCTGTACAGCGCCGCCTGGCCATAGGCACCACCGGGCATCTGCGCGCTGTACTGGGCGTACGCCGGGTCGTCGATTTCAATGATGACCGGCACCCGCCCGGGTGGCGGTGAACCGGTGTAGCCGATCAGGGTGCCGGACGGCTGCACCTGGCCCTCGGCGATCACCGCGATGACGTTCTTGACCTTGCCATGAAAGACCTTGCCCGGAATGCCGTCGAAGGCCACTTCCGCCTCATCCCCGGGCACCAGGCGCAGCAGGCTGTTCTGGCGCATCCAGGCAGCAAAGTACTGGCCTTCCTGGGGAATGAACACCATCGATGGGCGCAGCGGCAAGGCACTCGCGCGCATCCCGGTGCGCAGCGACACATGGGTGACGTAACCCTTGCTCGGCGCCCGCACCACGGTGCTATCGAGTTCGAACTGGGCGTTGTCCAGTTGCGCCTGCAGGTCATCGACCTGGGCGATGGCCGCTTCCTGCTCGCGGCGGGTACCGAAGTTGCGCTTGATCAGTTCGTTGATGCGGTACAGATCGCCCCGGGCCGCAACGATCTGCGCCTTGAGCGAGCGCACCCGGTACTCGAACGGCGCCGGATCGATACGAAACAGCACATCGCCCTTCTCCAGCGGCTGGTTGCCTTTGACCGGCACCTCGATCACCTGGCCGGTAACCGCCGGGATCACCGGCACCGAGACGAAGTAGGAACGCGCCACTTCCGAATACGGGTGGTTGTAGTTCATGGTGAAGATCAGCGCGCCGATCATCACGATCCCCCCCAGCACCGCCGTGGGCACTGTCCACTTGTTCAGGGGGATGCGAAACAGCTTGAAGATCGCCACGCAAATGGCCGCGTAGGTGAGGATCAGCAGCAAGTCCATGCTCAGAGCCCTCCGTTGCCATCGTCGTGGCCGGGCGCAGGCTCGGCGGGAGCCACGCCTTCGAGGCGGGCGATGCGTTGCTGCAGTTCGGCGACCTGTTGTTCAAGGCGCACCACGTGGTTTTGCGGCGACTTGCCATCGCGAAAGCCCCAACCGCGATCTTCGCGGTAGAGCATTGCCCAGATCCACAGGAACGGCCACAGCGCATGCAGGGTGAACAAGCTGACCCAGCCGGTGGCGTGGATCGCATCCTGGTGCGGGTGGTTGCGGTGTACGGCGATTTCATAGGGAATGTCGTGCAGGACGATGATCCCGTAGAACAGCACCAGGCCGACAAAAATCAAAATACCCAACGCGAAGTAATCAAGCATGTTCGCTTTCCACCGCAGCCAGGGGGTCCGTGCCAGCAGTGTAGTTCACCTGTAGTGTTTTCAAGGCCGTGTTGACCGTTGGTCGCGCCAGCCGGCGTGGGCAGAGCACGCTGATCTAGGCTCAGTTCACGCTCGACAGGAGGCCGCTCCATGTCATTGGCTGTAGAACAGAAAATCGCCCGCAGAAGAGAAACGCTGCTGTTCCTGTTTCTGATCGTCTGCCTGTTCCCCTTGATGTCGGTCGCCATCGTTGGCGGCTACGGTTTTCTCGTCTGGTTTTTCCAGTTGCTGTATGGCCCACCCGGCCCTCCCAACGGCTAGCCGAGACTGCCGGAGCCCGCCCATGGACGACGTTCTGCACATTGCCAGCCTGGTGGTACATGCCCGCCCCGAACTGTTCGAGGCGGTGAAGGCCAACCTGCTGCTGCTCGACAACCTCGAACTGCATCAGCACAGCCCCGCCGGCAAGCTGGTGGTGGTGCTCGAAGCCCACCATGAACAGCAGATCCTGCAGCGCATCGAGCAGATCAACAACCTGCCCGGGGTGCTCAATGCCGCGCTGATTTACCACGAACTCCTCGCCCCAGAAGGAGACTCACCATGAGCATGACCCGCCGTGAATTTGCCAAGGCCCAGGCCGCCGCCATTGCCGCCGCCGCGGCGGGCCTGCCGATCTTCACCAGCGCCAGCAACCTGGTGACCGAAGCCGACCTGGTGACCCTGAACTGGAACAAGGCGCCCTGCCGCTTTTGCGGCACCGGTTGCAGCGTCATGGTGGCGACGCGCGACAACCGCGTGGTGGCCACCCACGGCGACGTCAAAGCCGAGGTCAATCGCGGCCTGAACTGC
This portion of the Pseudomonas sp. SORT22 genome encodes:
- a CDS encoding HlyD family secretion protein gives rise to the protein MDLLLILTYAAICVAIFKLFRIPLNKWTVPTAVLGGIVMIGALIFTMNYNHPYSEVARSYFVSVPVIPAVTGQVIEVPVKGNQPLEKGDVLFRIDPAPFEYRVRSLKAQIVAARGDLYRINELIKRNFGTRREQEAAIAQVDDLQAQLDNAQFELDSTVVRAPSKGYVTHVSLRTGMRASALPLRPSMVFIPQEGQYFAAWMRQNSLLRLVPGDEAEVAFDGIPGKVFHGKVKNVIAVIAEGQVQPSGTLIGYTGSPPPGRVPVIIEIDDPAYAQYSAQMPGGAYGQAALYSKHFPHIATMRKILLRMAAWMNYIFPFH
- a CDS encoding Crp/Fnr family transcriptional regulator, which translates into the protein MPASPKPQVRPQDNHLLAALPTTALERLLVHLELIALPLGKVLYESGDALRHVYFPTNAIVSLLYVMENGASAEISVVGNEGLIGVAVFMGGESTPSRAIVQSAGHAYRLPGQRLKDEFNRHGELLVLMLRYTQALITQMAQTAVCNRHHSIDQQLCRWLLLSLDRLKGNQLTMTQELIANMLGVRREGVTDAAGKLQRLGVIEYSRGHIKVLDRARLEQLSCECYAVVRKETERLLPYLPTRPQA
- the napE gene encoding periplasmic nitrate reductase, NapE protein — its product is MSLAVEQKIARRRETLLFLFLIVCLFPLMSVAIVGGYGFLVWFFQLLYGPPGPPNG
- a CDS encoding DUF3302 domain-containing protein, which codes for MLDYFALGILIFVGLVLFYGIIVLHDIPYEIAVHRNHPHQDAIHATGWVSLFTLHALWPFLWIWAMLYREDRGWGFRDGKSPQNHVVRLEQQVAELQQRIARLEGVAPAEPAPGHDDGNGGL
- a CDS encoding chaperone NapD — its product is MDDVLHIASLVVHARPELFEAVKANLLLLDNLELHQHSPAGKLVVVLEAHHEQQILQRIEQINNLPGVLNAALIYHELLAPEGDSP